Sequence from the Acipenser ruthenus chromosome 52, fAciRut3.2 maternal haplotype, whole genome shotgun sequence genome:
GTCTGGGCCAAAAGGCAACTGTACAATGTATTCCTACATTTGTTACTGTATGGACAGCTTTCACTGAAATTATACATGCATATTGCATGTAAAACACATAGAAATGAACAATGGACTGGCATTTGCTGCATAAAACAACGTGGGTTCTATCACACATCATCTAAtagtctttatttttaaataagtagCGCAATTAAttgaaaaaagttacattttcaaaaaacatTGCTAAGCCAAAAAAAGATGAAATAGAGAAATGTaactttttataaatacattgcCAATAGTAATgtgagatttatttttcattatttagtTTGGTTAGTGGACAGTTTATTTGATGTGAATAGAAAGTGCCACTGAAACTAATTTACGTGGTTAGTCTAAATTTACATTGTTAGTGTTATTTGCTTGAGTGTGGGGAATCTGCGGTGCAGAATGATAAGTGAACTTTGACCGGTGACGTCAGAGTGAATGAGGGGAGGAACGCAGTTTGTGGGGAGACAGGTTCAGTCTTGTTACAACTTAGCTGCGCATTGATCcttccatttgttttgtttaaataaacttgCCATGTTCTTGTAAGGTGGCTTGCTTGCCTTTCACCCCCGCCTGGTCTGTATTTCTTTCGAACCCTCTTACAGtaagtatttaccccccttggacgttttcacagtttgttatgttacaacctgaaatcttgatgcatttaaatgggattttttagGTAAGTTTCTTTTTGCTTTAATGAAGTAAATGTGAAGCACACTACAAACTCATTGTTGGAATCCAGGACTGTTTGGTCCAGCTCACTGCTTGATGACACGACTGTTGCATTTTTCATAATGCTGAGATAAGACCTCATCACATTCATTTCTCGTTCCTTGTCTTCCAGCCATTCTGTTAACATTGTGTtttggaatggtgactgttaCTTTCCACTCAGTATGTCTGCCAGTACACCTTCCTCTTCCCCGCCACCTCGTATGGAGGGTAGCGCTCGTGCTAAAGATTTCTGGAACACCAGTTTGTACACATGTCTTTGAATTTTCTCATTTTGTTCTTTATCTCAGGAAACTGGATGGCAACTGAGTCGTTCATCATGTCATTGCATTGCATGTCATGCTCATTGAATTCTTCTAGGACTTGCTGTGAACTACGCACTAACCCTATACTGATTTGCTGCACCAATTGAGCTGCTTGGGAGTTCAGTTTATTTAATGGGTAAAGCCAGACTCTCATAGGCACAGCATTTTCTCCATTTTCCCCAAGCAACTGTGGGAGGGTGGCATATGTTTTAATTGCTTCCTCAAAACTGACAGGATTGTTTTCAAGAGCAAAATCACCATAGAATTTACAGCTAAACCCTTCAGTGCTTttcctgtctgtgtctgtcattTTTAGATCCTTCCTGTTTATGGAAACCTTCAGGCTGCCCTGAATATATTGCTCATTTTcttcagcagagtgggactttatggtaaaggaatactgcagctaccagtcttcgctctaaccgaggagtttaagtgcggcaaggtccgactggaaatgacattagtagagtcacgagacaaatgcgtaagggaggcagcacctgtgttgaaaactggaagaaagtgggtggcaaagaaagatgtggaggatgcaaaggctgcccttcgaattggtgatgtcatggggcaagttcagcatggaagagggggtcttggtggtctcagttcagctcctcctacatggcacaatgcagccccagctcaacggggGAAGCtagtagtcaatgaggtgcaaaagcaggaggagaggatgaggtgtaaaagccatttcccaggccaagcagggagaatggatgagatgggagagtgtggaacaatgcaagattggctggcaagaacaatggaacagagcaggatcagtttcctcatcaaggcaacatatgatgttctcccatcaccacagaacctaaacctctgggtaggagaggatccctcatgtcctttgtgttcatcacctgcaacattaagacaaattttgacaggatgtaagctcttagccaaggacggtttacttggcgccatgaccaggtgctgcaatgtttggccttagcattagaagacaagcgtaacatgaccaataagttgccacctgttccatcaaaacattacacacataagacaacattcctctgcccaggagagcaaccaccaagaaaaggtgtcaagagagactggaaaatgctggcagatgttggtcaacggcttatttttccacctgagattgccaccactaaccttcgaccagatattgtcttgtggtctggatcagcacgccttgttcacctggtagagttaacagtgccatgggaggatgctgtagatgaggcgtatgagaggaagaaactgcggtatgctcaactagtcactgaagcggaacagcaaggatggatagtctgggtttacccagtggaggtgggttgtcgaggatttgtggcacactctacaacccggtttctcagagacgtcggattcagtggccaagagttgcgttgcacagtgaagaacttatctgaagcagcagagaggagcagcaactggctgtggttgagacggaaagattctggctggggatctcaagcacaatagaaaggaaagctgatgtacgggtaagtaagctgagtTGAGATGAGTGGGGAATGGAGggtggtgatgctgggacgccagaatcaccgccgagccctcttgaggtgtcgtgggctagtcgatgaaacaccgaggatggaaggtgcccacttgaagaccccagagatgtaccctgcttagctcaatccagacggttgtcatgctgatgcactggggagaccgcactttggttgatccccggagcctgTATCGTAGCCATTGTGtctgctgatgcgctagggaggcaataagctgatccctggagccagcattacacttcagccatcaacaccagacagaaggatatctacatcatcatatggaaggaagcgcaaactGATGGAGAAACATATGGGTCACatcagtttactgtaaagctacgtcatagttggtgcttatcttggcgagagccgagttcaaatcagcatgaagttttaacatctactctcgtgtaatggaaatctcatTTTTCTTCAGAAGAAACCTGTTtgtcaaacacaaaaaaagcctGGATGCCATATAGAACAGCTGTAACAACGTGAGTTGCTGGACCTTCTTTAAATACATTGGGATAAGTTACATTGCTGTACCCTAAGTGATTCATGGTGAGCTGCTCAAAGTGAGTGGTTGTAAGATActgcagtgtcacaaagacggccggagtgggtggcgtcagaccagaagcagggagtaaacagacagagacttggggttttggtggagctgagcgaatggtttcgctcagcatttaataaaacagcacagaaaataaaagggtttaacagacaaaaacacgggacacggcactacacgccaaaataaaaagacaaacaaaacgtactaaacactaaacagacggtgcaggacagacgaacacaacacggtgagcagattactactactactacttcttcttattattcttcttcttaacatttacctccgctccaatcccgttctccactcaccgaacacctaaccacgagtgactaaacgtgcatctatttatactgtttgtgctgggattcatttactaattaattattcacttgaatcccagcacgtgaattaattctgtgcaaccccgtgctcgcatattatattttaaatgcacgtgcgtgatgtgcaatcccgtgcctaaatacaaatatacaatttaaacacacgtgaaacacagacctgtttatatcccgtgtaccaatctatacaccaacatttacacacgcaacatacaacacataacacacaattgcacacaggggcggggcacattgccacatgcagGTAAACCCAGGATTGGCTTTTAGAAGTCTTCttgtcatttaaatattttgcagatCCTTTTAACTGTGACCAAACCACTGAAAAAGCTTGTTGCCAGTGATGCTTCAACATTCAAAGCAGATGTTTTGTCCTCTAAAGAGTCTGATGCAATAATCTGGAAATCTGTATAAGGTTTTGGACGAACATCAATGTCTTTTTGCAGCTCCTCCAAGTTCCACAAAGTAACGCCTgtagggaataaaaaaaaaaacagtttgccaTGAATTTAAAATCCAATCTTCTTTAGCAATCTATCATTCTCATCCATCGACAAGATTTTCTCATTTTCAGAAGCATTGTaagctgtaaaatgctctaaaaaacaaTGCTCATCCAGTTTGAAGGATACTAAAGAGTAAAACACTCAAAAGAGGCCATTCCACCTAGCTACACACAGCATGGGGTTCCCTTCACTTGTGCTTCAATTCACTGCTGTATGAAATCTGAACTACATCTCTGGGAATGTATGCTGGCACATTGACTTACAGACTGCAGGGGGTGTCTAGCTGTATGTAATTGCAGATAGATAACTCAGTATCATTATACAGTGTAAGAGATTTAATTGCCCTTTCATTGGCCATGAAAGGTCACTTTACCTGGAACGAGGGAGTCGCTGCGGCAGTCATACAGCATTCCTAATTGGAAAGGTCGGCCGAGAGTCGCCAACTCTATGCTGCTGTCTGCGGCAGTCATGGTCCTACTGGGCTGACTGCTTGAAGATAAACTGCAATTGAGATTGATAGAAAAACAGTattacatgttttgttatttctCTCATGTAACCACTTGATTAATAAtgacacaataaaacacaaacttgAGTGATGCACATGGGTAAATGCAGCTGCCAGTTACTCTCTGTAGTGTAGCAGATGAGCCCATATTTCAGATGACTTGAGCACTTTGATTAAAGCATGAAACTGAGCTGAAATGAAGTTCAGACTACGCTGATCATTTTCAGATGTTGGTTCATCTCAGATATTGACATTGAAGGTCATTTTCATGGTCAAAGAGGTCAAACAAGGTCAAAACAGATATGTTTGAATAAGAGATGAACATTAATGTATACTTGTATGTATAGAAAGTTTATGCGATAATGTTGATATGGAGACACTTCATTTTGTTCACCTGTGATGTGAAGTAGATAAGTGTTCCAAATGGTAACGTGAGACCCCAAATCATATAAAATTAACTGAAATGAAATGCAACaacaatgttttttctttaatgaaaCATTACCATGGTTACAGGTAATAATGTGACACAAATGTACCTGCAAACGTGGTTTCAAAGCGTAGGATAGTTTAGACAAATACATAAGGAATTGTGTAATAACAACTGAATGTgaatataaatatgcatttatttcacacaatatataataatagTGTAATATTGGCACTAAACAACCAATGTTTAATACAACATTTTCCAATGCTTTtttggaattatttatttttgtacaatacTCACTACGGGTATGTTTTGaacttttttaaacattatagCAAAATAACTTGACAATCCTTTATGGTATGTGAAGGAAATAacaatttgtaatatatatttttaaatattaaagtttATTTCAAAAGGATTtatataaatgtaacattttattctCTGAGAGGATTACAGGCTGCAGTTTCACAGGACAAAGCACTCGATGCTTTCAGACATTCTGTCTAAGAGGACCCCCACAGAAAGACCAAGCAAACAATTGTTTATACTTCCATTCGGTGTTCTACTTCAAGGAAAATAAGCCCTGTCAGATCACACACTTTGGTAAACAAAAGGGACTGATTATAATTAAAACAGATGTTCTTTTCATTCTTATGCAGACTCTGCAAGTATAACAAATGGGCTATCAATATTCAAATAGTGACAGTTAAACTGCTTATCTGGTGAGATCAGCAGACACAGCCCATCAAAAGGAAAAATGTACAATTTGATTGAAATAAGAGTAACACAGCGCCCTCTTGTGGAAGATGGACGTTGTTTTCAACTGATACAGTAAAGTGGTTCATATTGAACCTAGAATACAGAGATTTCACAATCACTGAAATCAAAAATATTCTTGTGCACTCTTTAATAACATTGTGACTGTGTGATATAAGAAGTACTATTCGATTTATcaacaattaaattaatttacctGCTATAAAACTATgaagtttaaaaaacaattgtttaAACTTCAAGATTAGAACGCATTGACATATATTTAGTATGTGAATATAGGGAATGTCTTAAACGTAACTAACATtctcaataaataatacaatatttgttgtcttgttttgtttaagaACCTGTGTTTCGGATTACTTCTCTGCTCTTTCCTTAAACAGTCTGTTGTGCCTGGAAGTCTACTGAATTGAAAGCAACTTCAACTGGAACATTTCAAGTAAAAATAGCTTTATTTCTGCAACTAAACCATAGTTTATTGAAACTGGAGCTAACATCAACTGGGTTTAATAGCAAGTCTGAGGTAATTGCTTTGGTAATTGTAAGATTGCTATAAATATTATAACTTTAAATTTTTCAAAACTTCAAAACTGTGTCTACAAAATTGACTTCGGAAGGTCAAAGAACATTGCATTCATTCAACTTTATTTCCAGAAAGGATCAGATTGAGAGACAACATTCATTTAGTGATTTGTTGTTGCATCACAGAATCCTGTTTGAATTTTCCCCTTACGAGAGTCAGGtaaatatacagtttatttaatttaacaatgcATACAATTAGGAAATGAATTGGGTAAATggttcatttattatttgtttatttagcagacgcctttatccaaggcgacttacagagactagggtgtgtgaactatgcatcagctgcagagtcacttacaactacgtctcacccgaaagacggagcacaaggaggttaagtgacttgctcagggtcacacaatgagtcagtagctgaggtgggatttgaaccagggacctcctggttacaagcccttttctttaaccactggaccacacagcctcctactgatGAAATG
This genomic interval carries:
- the LOC131722942 gene encoding LOW QUALITY PROTEIN: neoverrucotoxin subunit beta-like (The sequence of the model RefSeq protein was modified relative to this genomic sequence to represent the inferred CDS: deleted 1 base in 1 codon), which produces MTAADSSIELATLGRPFQLGMLYDCRSDSLVPGVTLWNLEELQKDIDVRPKPYTDFQIIASDSLEDKTSALNVEASLATSFFSGLVQLKGSAKYLNDKKTSKSQSWVYLHYLTTTHFEQLTMNHLGYSNVTYPNVFKEGPATHVVTAVLYGIQAFFVFDKQVSSEEK